A DNA window from Actinomadura coerulea contains the following coding sequences:
- a CDS encoding MarR family winged helix-turn-helix transcriptional regulator, with the protein MSDEALDAVERSMVRLRRGMSRQRLGKAAIRDHNLPVDVQVLHVVDIVDEGPDRPGEEMSVGLVAARLGVDASRGSRIVAEAVKSGYVRRVASQEDGRRIHLELTDAGRAVVDATRRTRQEHFAKAMSGWTDEERSAFARLLSRFVHTYED; encoded by the coding sequence ATGAGCGACGAGGCGCTGGACGCCGTCGAGCGGAGCATGGTCAGGCTGCGCCGGGGCATGTCGCGGCAGCGGCTGGGCAAGGCGGCGATCAGGGACCACAACCTCCCGGTGGACGTGCAGGTCCTGCACGTCGTGGACATCGTGGACGAGGGCCCCGACCGGCCCGGCGAGGAGATGAGCGTCGGCCTGGTGGCCGCCCGCCTCGGCGTCGACGCCTCGCGCGGCAGCCGCATCGTCGCCGAGGCGGTCAAGTCGGGCTATGTCCGGCGGGTCGCCTCGCAGGAGGACGGCCGGCGCATCCACCTGGAGCTCACCGACGCGGGCAGGGCCGTCGTCGACGCCACCCGCCGCACCCGGCAGGAGCACTTCGCCAAGGCCATGAGCGGCTGGACGGACGAGGAGCGCTCCGCGTTCGCCCGCCTCCTGTCCCGCTTCGTCCACACCTACGAGGACTGA
- a CDS encoding sensor histidine kinase: protein MGGRLIPPPGRARDAALAGGVLAVVAVSSLKSLVGPREEPWAATAFDWALILLACGSLFFARGRPVAVAALVLVTTGAYYVASLHDGGLMIAVIAALYAVAAGGRLQAAVVLSALTVIATGAGTLLGNRDVNGVALFMLTGWLVAVVALGWVRHSRLAYLREAERRAAGEERLRIARELHDVVGHHLSLINVQAGTSLHRFHRDPAQGEAALAAIKASSREALRDLRATLGVLRQADEEAPTAPPPTLDGIGGLIGTARAAGLTVHGGVTGEADPPTEVGLAAYRIVQESLTNVSRHAAAAEVTVSVERGPGALLVEVADDGRGAGPPPAGPGSGVEGMRERARALGGELTAGPRPGGGFLVRARLPYGNEARTR from the coding sequence ATGGGTGGTCGCCTGATCCCGCCGCCGGGGCGCGCACGGGACGCGGCCCTGGCGGGCGGAGTGCTCGCCGTGGTGGCCGTCAGCAGTCTGAAGTCGCTCGTCGGCCCGCGCGAGGAGCCGTGGGCGGCGACCGCGTTCGACTGGGCGCTGATCCTCCTCGCCTGCGGGTCGCTGTTCTTCGCCCGCGGGCGGCCGGTGGCCGTCGCGGCCCTCGTCCTGGTGACCACCGGCGCCTACTACGTCGCCAGCCTGCACGACGGCGGGCTGATGATCGCGGTCATCGCGGCACTGTACGCGGTCGCGGCCGGCGGCCGGCTCCAGGCCGCCGTCGTCCTGTCGGCGCTGACCGTGATCGCCACCGGCGCCGGGACCCTGCTCGGCAACCGCGACGTCAACGGCGTCGCCCTGTTCATGCTGACCGGGTGGCTGGTGGCCGTGGTGGCGCTCGGGTGGGTGCGGCACAGCCGGCTCGCCTACCTGCGCGAGGCCGAGCGGCGCGCCGCGGGCGAGGAGCGGCTGCGCATCGCCCGCGAGCTGCACGACGTCGTCGGCCACCACCTCTCGCTGATCAACGTCCAGGCCGGGACGTCGCTGCACCGCTTCCACCGGGACCCGGCGCAGGGCGAGGCGGCCCTCGCCGCGATCAAGGCGTCGAGCCGGGAGGCCCTGCGCGACCTGCGCGCCACCCTCGGGGTGCTGCGGCAGGCCGACGAGGAGGCGCCGACCGCGCCCCCGCCCACCCTGGACGGGATCGGCGGGCTGATCGGGACGGCCCGGGCGGCCGGCCTCACCGTGCACGGCGGCGTCACCGGCGAGGCGGACCCGCCCACCGAGGTCGGCCTGGCCGCCTACCGCATCGTCCAGGAGTCGCTCACCAACGTCTCGCGGCACGCCGCCGCCGCGGAGGTCACGGTCAGCGTCGAGCGGGGGCCGGGCGCGCTGCTCGTCGAGGTCGCCGACGACGGCCGGGGCGCCGGGCCGCCGCCGGCGGGTCCGGGAAGCGGCGTCGAGGGGATGCGCGAACGGGCCCGCGCGCTCGGCGGCGAGCTGACGGCGGGACCGCGGCCGGGCGGCGGCTTCCTCGTCCGGGCCCGGCTGCCCTACGGGAACGAGGCGCGCACGCGATGA